The segment CAACTGGGTTGTGCCGGCTCCGAATGACGATCGAATCGTGCAGCAAGCCGGCTTGATGTACGCCAATCCGCCAGCTGTTTTACTGCCCGATCACTGGGGAGCAGTGACACCGTTTCGATGGATTGAAATCGAAGGCGTTGAAGAGGATTTTCCGTTTGAGCTTATTCGCCGAAGAGCCGCGTTTTCATCGACTTGGAATGAAGAAGCCAGTGCCTTTGAGAGTTCAGACGAAACGCTCAACCGGATCTGGGATCTTTGTAAGTACAGCCTCAAGGCAACGACCTTCGCTGGCGTTTACGTCGATGGCGACCGTGAACGCATTCCTTATGAGGCCGATGCCTACTTGAATCAGCTAAGCCACTACACGACCGACGATGACGTCACGATGGCCGCTCGTACTTTCGACAGGTTGATGGAGAACGGGACTTGGCCAACTGAATGGTCACCGCACATGGTGTTCATGGCTCACGCTCAGTGGATGTATTCAGGCGACATCGAATGGCTACGTCAACGCTACGAAAGTCTCAAGTCCAAGACGCTAATGCATCGAAGCGGCGAAGATGAACTGGTTCGCAGCGGAGAATTGGACCAGAAGCGTCATGACATCGTGGACTGGCCCAAGAAAGAACGCGACAATTTCGTGTTCACGGAAATCAACACCGTCGTCAACGCGTTTCACATCGAAGCGCTCCAGCAGATGGCAGAAATGGCCCAAGCGGTTGGCAAAGAGGAAGACGCGAAGGCTTTCGTGGCACGAGCAGAGATGGCCAAAGCCGCGTTTCAGAAAACTTTGTTCGACGACGCTGAGGGAATCTATCGCGATGGAGTCGGGACGGACCACAGCAGCATTCACGCGAACTTTTTCCCGCTCGCGTTTGGGCTGATCCCGGAAGACAAAAAAGCCGGCGTCATCGAATGGCTTAAAGGGAAGGACATGGCGTGCAGCGTTTACGCAGCACAATATTTCATGGACGGCTTGTTCACCAATGGTTGTGACTCAAAAGCCCTTGAGCTGATCCTTGCTGACGGCGACAGAAGTTGGAAGCACATGGTCAACAGCGGAACCACGATCACGTGGGAAGCTTGGGGGCTGAAATACAAGCCCAACCAGGACTGGAATCACGCGTGGGGAGCAGCGCCGGCCAACCTGTTGCCGCGTTTCGTGTTGGGCGTTCAAGTTGGTTCGCCGGGTTGGAAGACTGCGAACATTCGACCATGCCCCGGCGGTTTGAAATTCGCTCGTGGAAAAGTTCCGACTTCTCAAGGCCCGATTGAAGTCGACTGGGAAAACGGAGATCAGTTCAAGCTTGAATTGACCCTGCCAGACGGCATGTCAGCTAAAATCGAAATTCCTGCGACAGATTCCAGCAAGAGCGTTGTTGTCGATGGACAGAGCGCTGAAGCGACCGAGGAAGACGGCCGCTGGATCTTGAAGGAACCCGTCACAGGCAAAGTCACAATTGAATCAAAGTAATTCCAAGATATCCGACATGACAACAAGTTCAGTTCAATCGACAATACAAGCCCGAAGCGCAAGCGAGTGGTTTAGCCGCACGAGGCTTGTGGTGTTTTTGGCTCAGTCAATTGAAAAAAATTGGCAGGTATGCAGACGAACCACTCGCTTGCGCTTCGGGCTTGTATTTCTTTTGTTGACTGCGACCTTCGGCTTCGCCAGTACCGCGTCTGCTCAAGACAATTTCGAACAAATCTTCAACGGCAAAGACCTCAGCGGCTGGTCCGGGCTGGAAAAATTCTGGTCCGTGAAAGACGGAGCCATCTTTGGTCAGACGACCAAAGAAAACCCGACAGACGCGAACACGTTCCTTGTCTGGCAAGGCGGCGATGTCAGTGACTTTGTCTTTAAGACGAAAGTTCGCTTTTCCGGCAACAACACCGGAGTCCAATACCGCAGCGAGCTCGTTGATGCGGACAAGTTCTCGGTTAAGGGTTACCAGGCGGACTTGCACAAGAAACCTGAATTTTACGGCATGCTCTACGCCGAAAAATGGCGTGGCATTGTCGCGAAACGCTTTCAGAAAGTCGAAGTCGGCAAGAACGGCAAACCGAAAGTCGTCGGTGCGGTTGGCGACAGAAATCAAAAGTTGGTTGACTCCGAGTGGAACGAACTGACGATTATCGCTGTCGGCAATCGGCAGATTCATCAAGTCAACGGGATCACGACGATGGACCTGACTGATGATCATCGTGAAGCCAAACGCAAAGGCATTCTGGCTTTGCAATTACATCGCGGCCCGGCGATGACGGTTGAATTCAAGGATGTTCAGCTCCGACATCTTTCTGGTGATGACGCGACGAAGACGATCAACGCGGCGATTGAAAACAGCAAGCCAGCACAAGCCACGAACGATGCAAAAGATGGTGTCGTTGATTGGATTTCCCAATCCCCTGGCCCAAAGTGGATTTGGCGTAAGGACCAGCCAACATCTGACGCTCCGCTTTATCTGCGGCATCATTTCATGCTGCCTGGAAAGAAGAGTAAAAAATCCGTCAAAGCGGCTCGGCTCTATTTCACCTGCGACAACGGAGCTGATGTTTGGATCAATGGAAAAAACGCAGGGAAGTGTTCCGACTGGATGAATCCCGTTTTGGTGCCCAACGCAAAGAAGCTTGTTCGGGCGGGCAAGAATCAAATCGCTGTGGAAGCTGCCAATCGAGGAGGCCCGGCAGCGTTTGTCTTCAAGTTGGCTATTGAATTTTCAGATGGAACAACCCGAACGGTCACCTCCAACAAGTCGTGGAAACTTTCTGACGCGAAGCCTGAAAGTTGGAAAGAGCAAAACTTCGACGATTCAAAATGGGATGCAGCCCTGAACATGCTGGGGGACTTTGGCATTGCTCCTTGGGGAAAGCCAGGTGTGGGGCAGGCGAAAGGCAACGCTTCTGCAGAAGCAAATGAACTGTTCGTCGCCGACGGCTTCAAAGTTGAATTGGTTTACAAAGTCCCCAAGGCGACTGAAGGAAGTTGGGTTTCGCTGACGGTCGACGACCAAGGCCGCTTCTACGCCAGCGATCAGGGAGGTGCTGGCCTGTTTCGATTCACCGTCACTGAACCAGTAAGTACGGCCAGTTCGGGTAAGCCGAAAGTAAACGTCGAAAAGATGCCTGTCGATGTTTCCGGTGCACATGGAATGGTTTGGCACAACGGTGCGCTTTACTTCAACCGTAGCGACACGCCACTGTACAAGCTCACGGACTCGACCGGTGACGGCTTGCTCGACAAAGCCGAACAGCTTTCGGTTTCCCGAGGCGGTGGCGAGCACGGAAACCATGCGTTGATCGTTTCCGAAGACGGCAAACACATCTACGTCGATGCGGGTAATCACACCAATTTGCCGGACGAATCGCAAATCTCGGGTTCGAGAGTTCCGTCATGGGACGAGGATTTGCTTTTGCCGCGTGAATGGAATGCCAGCGGTCATGCTCGCGGGCGAATGGCACCCGGAGGTTGGATCACGAAATTTGATCCTGAATCGAACAAGCACGAAGTCTACTCGATTGGATACCGAAACCAGTACGACATCACGCTCAACCGAGCCGGCGATCTGTTCACTTACGACGCTGACATGGAATGGGATCTCGGTTCGCCTTGGTATCGTCCGACGCGAATCAACCATGCCGTCAGCGGTTCCGACTACGGTTGGCGAAGTGGATCCGGAAAGTGGCCAGCCTACTACGAAGACAGTTTGCCCGCCGTTTTGAATATCGGACCGGGCAGTCCAACCGGAGTCGTTAGTGGCGCGGGGGCAAAGTTTCCACCCAAGTACCAAGACGCGATCTTCGCATTGGATTGGACGTTTGGAATGATCTACGCGGTTCACCTTGAACCCGATGGTGCTGGTTGGCGAGGCAAACAGGAAATCTTTTGCAGCGGCGCTCCACTGCCAGTGACCGATGCAGTCGTCGGCAAGGATGGAGCACTCTATTTTGCGACCGGTGGTCGAGGCACCGATTCTTCGGTCTATCGAATCAGCTACGTGGGCAAAGAATCAGTCGAGTCTGTTGAAGCTGAGATTCCCGGCGGAAAAGTTCGAGCGCTACGCCGGAGACTGGAAGCCTTTCACGGTAAAGAGGATCCCAACGCTGTCAAAACCGCTTGGCGGCATCTCGCCAGCGAGGACCGTTGGCTGCGGCACGCTGCTCGAATTGCCATCGAGTCTCAGCCTGTCGATCAATGGACGAAAAGGTACTTCAAGGAGTCCGACGAACAGGCTGCGATCGCCGGTGCTGTGGCTTTGGCTCGCAGCGGGGACGAATCGTATCGAAACAAACAGATCTACAAACTGCTGCAATTCGATCCGGGAAAATTGTCGGACTCGAAACTACTTGGGCTTTTGCGAGCCTACGCTCTGACTTTCATTCGCTTGGGCGAACCTTCAACAACGCAGCGTGAACTGTTGCTCGCGGAGCTCAGCCCGCACTTTCCTCATGCCAACAAAAACGTGAACACAGAATTGGTTCGTGTTTTGGTTTACTTGAAGGCACCGGACATCATCGAAAAAACGCTGCCCTTGCTGGCCGACGCAAAAGCGACTCGTCCTTTCTGGGCGGAGCAGATCGATTTCTCCAGTAATCCTCGTTACGGAAATCGAATCCAGCAAGTCCTCGACAATCAGCCTCCGTCACATGAAATCAACTACGCGTTCATGCTTCGCAACATCCGCGAAGGCTGGACCATGGAGCAGCGGCGGGACTACATCACGTTTATCAACACGGCCGCGAAATACAACGGCGGCGTCAGTTACGGAAAATTCCTGACCGATTTGCGAAACGAGTTTCTTAGCTATATGAACAACGACCAGCGTAAACAATTGGCTGACATTAGCGACGAGGACTTCAATCCAATTCCGCAATTCGAAATTACGCCGCCGAAAGGGCCTGGTAAGAAGTGGACGCAAACTGAAGCGGCGAAGTTGGTGACCAGAGAAAACCTAAGCAACGCCGACTTCAAAAGCGGTCGCAACCTGTTTCATTCAATGAAGTGTGCGACTTGTCATCGTTTCGATGGTCTTGGCGGTGATGTGGGGCCTGACCTGACAACGGTGCAAAACAAGTTCGACGCCAACTATTTACTTGAGTCGATAATCGAACCCAGCAAAGTCATCAGCGATCAGTACAGTTCAAAGCTTGTCTTATTGGATGATGGCCGGCAGTTTACGGGCTTGGTGATTCGCAAAGAAGACAAAGTCGAAATTTACCCGGTGCAAGAGACAGTAGAGGATCTGGAGCCAGTCGTTGTTGATGCGGATGAAGTTGAAGCCATGAAGGATTCGACGGTTTCGCAGATGCCTGCTGCGATGCTCGATTCGCTCAACGAAGAAGAACTTCGCGATCTGACTGCCTACTTATTGTCCAGTGGAAACCCAAAAGCAAAGGTTTATCGAAAGCGATGAGAGAGAGTGCACCGGGTGCCATGGTTCACGCTTGCGCGACCATGCCTCGTTTAGGCATCACCCGAAGTGAAAAGTTCGACACTTCAGCATGCTCATTCTTCACGTGAGAATCGCGAAATTGGAACTAACTGGAACTCCCGAAAGACGAATCAAATAACGAGGAACACTATGACAACCACCCGCAGGAATTTTCTCTCAACGACAATCGCGGCCGGAATAACGACATCGGTCGCTCCGCGATTACTCGGCGCAGCCAATGCAAACGACGAGATCGGACTTGGCTTCATCGGCTGCGGTGCTCGCGCCAACAAGTTGATGGATCAGTTTGGTGAAGTCACTGGCGTCAACATCGTTGCGGTATGCGATCCCGATGCGGAACGCTTGGCCAAAGCCAAGGAACGATTTCCGTCCGCAAACGCCTCCAAGGACATGCGAGACCTGATTGCCGACAAAAGCGTCGACGCCGTCGTGGTTGTAACCTGCAATCATTGGCATTGCCTGGCCGCCATCTGGGCAATGGAAGCTGGCAAAGATGTGTACGTCGAAAAGCCACTTTCTCACAGTCAGTGGGAAGGCGAACAAGCCGTCGCTGCGGCGCGAAAATACGATCGAATCTGCCAGATTGGAACTCAGCAACGCTCCGATCCAATGCAAGCCGAGATCAAGAAGTTTCTCCACGAAGAAAAAGCCCTTGGCGAGATCAAAGTCGCCCGAGTAAATCGCTACGGCGTTCGCAAGCAAATTGGCAAACGCGACAAGCCGCTGTCGATCTCAAAGAATGTCGACTACGACTTGTGGCTTGGGCCGGCACAAAAAACACCGCTGTTCCGTGACAAGCTGCAATACGATTGGCACTGGGACTGGAACACTGGCTCGGGAGAGATGGGAAACTGGGGCGTGCACGTTCTCGATGATGTGCGGAACAATGTCTTTCAGGATTCTGTTGCCCTACCGATTGGAGTTCTGGCTGGCGGCGGTCGCCTGGTCTACAACGATGCCGGACAGACCCCCAATGTGCACTTCGCCTATTTCGATACGGGTGACATTCCTGTCGTGATCGGATTGTCCAACTTGCCAGTGGCTCGTGGATCCAAAGACAGCCCCAAGCACCCCGGGCCTGCCAGTGGCTACGTTGCCTTTTGCGAAGGTGGTCGATTTGAAGGACAGCGAGGTCGCGGCAAAGCGATCGACGCCAACGGTAAAGTCATCAAAGAGTTCAAAGGCAATCGTGGCGATGTGGTGCACCAATCAAACTTCATCGATGCTGTACGAAGCCGCGACAGATCGATGCTCAACGCGGAAGTAGCCGTGGGCAACGACAGCACTGGCTGGTGCAACCTCGCGAATCTGGCACTCCGTGCCGGCGGATCGTTCAGCAAAGACGTTGCCAATCAGGTTGAACTTCAGGAGTGGCAAAACTTATTGGCTTCGATGGACAAACATTTGGAAGCTCATGATCTGTCTTTGGACAGCGAAGGGATTCAGCTGAGTCCGATGCTGAAGCTGGACCCAAAGTCCGGAAAGTTTGTCGGTGACGATGCCGACACAGCCAACCGGCTGCTCAAGCGTGAATACCGCAAGGGTTTCGAAGTCCCCGAGTTGGCTTGAGTTAGCAATGCAGAAGCACGAATCAGATACAGATCGCATGCTTGTTCATAGTACCGCCTTCAGGCTGAGAATGGACTCGCAATACGAGCCCGAAGCGCAAGCGAGTGGTTTGACCGCGCATCTCCAACGACTCACCGCAACAATTAAAGCAACGAGTTTGAGTAACCGAACCACTCGCTTGCGCTTCGGGCTTGTATCTCTCGATGCCCTAATTGCGCCGGCTGCCATCGCCGCATTAACTCTTCTGCTTCTCGCTTCTTCTCTTACACAAACCACCTTCGTCGACGACCAGGTTCGCCCACCCACGGGAAGGCTTGCCATTGTCGCCGATGGAAATTCGCCAGATCCTGACGACATCGGTGCAACGGCTGTGATGTTTGGGCTGCTCAAGGCAACCAATCTGCAAGACCGGCTGGTCCATCTTTCACACTCCTGCGACTTGAAGCCGACGGATCGAATTTCGGCTGCGGATGAACTTCGCCGGCAACAAGTCCTTGATCAAGTATGCCGTGAAGGAGTCGAGCAGTTTGGTCGCTTCAACAATCTTGCTGGCTTTTTCAACTGTCGCACTCAGCAAAAAGCAGCGGTCGAGGATTTGCGGAAGGCGATCAGTGAATCCACTGAGGAAAATCCGCTGTGGATCATCGAAGCCGGCGAACCTGACATCATTGGCTACGCGTTGGAAGCGGCGGACGCGTCGAAGACAAAGTTCGTTCACGTCATATCTCATCATCCCGCGAACGACAACGCGGGCGATTTCTTTAAGTGGCAACAGATTCTTGACTTTGGTGTGCACGAACATCAAATCGGAGATCAAAACGTTGGGCTCAAGACGGAGACCAGTCAATGGGATTGGGCGCAGAGTCACGATGATGCAAAACTGAAATGGATTTGGAAGCAGCTTGCCTACGCCGAACAGGATGGTATCGTCAAATTTCAGACCAACAAGTTCGATTGCTCCGACGCTGGCATGTTGTATTGGTGGATCACGGGTGCCAACAATGGCGGTGATGCTCACGCGACTCCGGCTGAAATCAAGGCGATGCTTTTGAGCATGGAGTCAAAACGGCTGCCTGACATCGTTGTCTATCTGGCCGATGATCTTTCCGCGTCGGATTTGTCACTTTACGGCGGAACAAACATCAAGACACCAGCCATCGATCAATTAGCCGCCGAAGGCATGACCTTCAACCGTGCGTTCGTCGCCAGTCCGTCTTGCGCATCCAGTCGAGCCGCTTTGCTCACTGGGTTGATGCCGGCTCGAAACGGTGCGGAGGAAAACCACAGCTATCCGCGAGAGGAAGTTCTGAAACTCCCAACCGTGCTCAACAAGCTCGGCTACCAAACCGCCGCCTTCGGGAAAGTCGCTCACCTTCGCAGTGCACCCGACTATCACTTCGACGTCCACGATCGAAAACAGCACATTCCTGAGCTTCGTGAAACCGTTAAGTCATTTTTGGAAACTCGAACTGACAAACGTCCGCTGGCACTGTTCGTCGGAGTTTCTGATCCTCACGTGCCGTGGCCGAGTGAATCAACCGTCGACCCGCAGGCGATGTCGCTTCCGCCAAAATTGCTTGACACGCCACGAACCCGAGTCCAGCGTTCGCGGTATTTGCAGGAAGTCATCAATCTTGACGCATATCTTGGCGAGCTTCGAGAACTGACGGACAAACATATGTCGAAGGACAAACTGTTTGTGTTCTCCAGTGATCATGGAGCTCAGTTTCCGTTCGGAAAATGGACACTGTACGACGAAGGCATCCACGTTCCATTGATTGTTGCTCATTCGAGCAAGATTAAAGCTGGCTCGCGTACTGATGCGATGGTTAGCTGGATCGATGTTTTGCCAACGCTGATCGAAGCCGGCGGCGGAGAAGTGCCGGATGGCTTGGACGGTCGTTCGTTTCAAAACGTCCTTTATGGTGAAACTGATACGCATCGGAGTCGAATTTTCACAACGCACAGCGGCGATCAGCTGATGAACGTTTACCTCAGTCGGTCGGTGCGAACGGATCGGTACAAGTTTATTTGGAATCCGCATCCTGATTTCGCATTCACGACACATATCGAGATGTTGCTGCGCGAAACATCGGGCGACTACTTTAAGCAATGGACGGAGCTGGCCAAAACTGATTCGCATGCAGCAGAAGTTGTTGCTCGCCATCACGGTCGGCCCGAATTTGAGCTGTTTGATTTGAAGCAGGATCCGAATGAACAATCCAGTCTTGCAGACGATCCGAAGCTTGCGGATGTGAAAGAGAAGCTGTTTGGCGAGCTTAAAGAATGGATCAAAAGCCAGAACGATGAACTGACGGTATTCCATGAGCCTCTGATGCTTGACGCGCCGGAGACGTGGGTGCCGCGGAAGAAGCGGAAACGAGAACAATCGAAATAGAGACATGCAAAGAACGGAACACTAATCTGCGCTAATCAACACTAATTTTGACTCGGCGGAATTTCGCTGAGTTGTATTAGTGTCGATCAGTGAAGATTAGTGTTCCACCAAAAACCGGGTGCCATGCTCCACGCTTGCGTGGGCATGTTTACGCGCGGCTATTTTGCACAGGAGGAAACGGAGGAAACAGAGAGACCAATGCAAACGACTTCGTTACCTCTGTTTCCTCCTGTGCAAAAGTCGTCACCAATTTATTTCCAAAGTAGTCGCCTTGCCGCTCACGAGTATTAACTCAACCAGAACCAACTCAATGAAAATCAATCGCCAACTCCTTTTTCTGATTGCCGCCCTTCTATTCTCGGTGTGCCAATCCGCATCTGCCCAGCAGCCCAACGTGGTCTTTATCCTCAGCGATGACCAAAGCTGGACCGACTATACCTTCATGGATCATCCACACATTGCAACGCCGAACATTGATCGTCTTGCCCAAGCAGGTGTTCTTTACGAACGCGGTTACGTAACGGCGCCGCTTTGCCGCCCGTCTCTGGCCAGCATCGTTACGGGCCTCTATCCACATCAAACCCGAATCCGCGGCAACGATCCACTGCTACCGAAGGGGACTAACCGTCACGACAAAGAATTCAAGCCACTGTCGCTCAAGATGCGAAATCGCATGACGGCTCCAATGCTCAAGCATCCGTCGTTCGTCAAAATCCTCAAAGACAACGGCTACGCCACGCTGCAAACCGGCAAGTGGTGGGAAGGCGACCCGAAAGACCATGGCTTCACCGACGCGATGACTCATGGAAACCACATGCGAGGCGGGCGACACGGCGATAAAGGCTTGGCGATCGGTCGCACAACGATGAAGCCACTCTATGACTTCGTCGACAAAGCCAAAGCCGACGAACAACCGTTCTTTATCTGGTATGGCGTTTTCCTGCCACACGCTCCGCATAACGCACCGGATCGGCTCTACAACAAGTACAAAGACATTGCTCCGAACGAACCGACGGCTCGATATTGGGCGAATGTCGAATGGTTGGACGAAGGTTGCGGCCAGATCATTGAGCACTTGAAAAAGAACGGCCAGTACGAGAACACGATCTTTGTCTACACATGCGACAACGGCTGGGTGCAAGATCCCGATAAGAAAAACCGCAGCATCCGTTCGAAGCGTCAGCCCGTCGAAGCCGGAATTCGCACGCCGATCTTCATCACGCAAGAAGGGAAGATTCAGCCAGTTCGCGATGCGGAAACTCTTGCCAGCAACATCGATATCGCGACCACGATCCTGAAGGTTTGCGGCATTGAAGCGCCCAAGGAAATGGTTGGGATGGACTTGCGCGAACCGGAACAACTGAAGAAGAGAAATCGAGTCTTCGTTGACGTTTACGAACACGACAGCGATCTGGATCAGCTTGATGATCTCGACAGTGGCCTGATGGCGCGAGTCGTGATCGACGGCTGGGATAAGCTTACGGTCAGCCCAAAGAAGAAAGAGCTGTTTGATTTAAAAACGGATCCCGACGACCGAAAGGATCTGGCTGACGACAACAAAGAGAAAGTTGCCGAACTTTCAAAGCTACTTGACCAATGGGTTGAAGGCGGGTGAACCCAATACAAGCCCGAAGCGCAAGCGAGTGGTTCGTCCGCGCATCAAGCACAACATATTGCTCGCCACATCCAATCAACCGGCTCTACGCGCAGTCAAACCACTCGCTCGCGCTTCGGGCTCGTATTCCACCAACGAACTAATTCCTCTCAATAGCACTACTACAAACCACACGAAAACAGGCCCCTATCATGGATCGCAGAAACTTCATCGGCTCACTCGCAACCGGCAGCGCGGGAATCGCTCTCTCAACCAACTTGCTCTTGAACTACCGCTCCATCGAAGACACCGCCAAAGGCACGTACTTCGACACGCTAACCAAAAGTCTACTCGTCGATTGGTGCGACGGCATGATTCGCCGCCAGATCAACGAACCGGACAACCCAAAACTTCACGGCGCCCTCGCTTGCCCGGCTTGCGATCACATCCACGGACGTTGCTCCGACGCACTGTATCCGTTTCTGCATCTGGCAAACGTCACGGGTGACGCGAAATACACAACTGCTGCGATTGACGTTTACAACTGGGCTGAGCACAACGTCAAGAACGACGATGGCAGTTGGCGAAACGACATCAGGCCCAAAGCCTGGCGTGGCACCACGATCTTTGGCGCCATCGCACTGGCCGAAGCACTGCACTATCACGGAAAAGTCCTCGACGAAAAGACTCGTGCCGCATGGACGGCGCGTTTGGACGAAGCCGCCGGTGGCTACCTTTATCGTGACTTCAAAAAGATCGACTTCACGAACTTGAACTACGGCATGACGGGCGTCTACGGTTTCCACCTGTTCGGAACGCTGCTGAAGAAGCAGAAGTATCTCGATCGCAGCCAACAGTTCGCAAAACGTGTCAAAGAATTCTTCACCGAACCGAACACGCTGCTGTGGGGCGAAGGCAAGCCAAACAACAATCGCAGCGGACGTGGTCTGTTGCCTGTTGATCTTGGCTACAACGTTGAAGAGTCGCTCAATGGCGTTGTGCTGTATGCTCTGGAAGTCAACGACACTGAAATGCTGGATATGGTAACCAAGTCGCTCAGCGGTCACCTTGAGTTCATGTTGCCCGACGGAGCTTGGGACAATAGTTGGGGCACGCGTTCTCAAAAGTGGAGTTACTGGGGAAGCCGCACATCCGATGGATGCCAACCGGGATTCAGTTTGATGGCCGATCGTAATCCAGCCTTTGGCACCGCAGCGATCAAGAACGCGGAACTGTTGAAGCGTTGTACTGCCGACGGATTGATCCACGGCGGGCCGCACTACGTTTCGCACGGGGTCAATCCTTGCATTCACCACACCTTTGCACACGCGAAAGTGATGGCGTTGGTGCAAGACAAAATGCACGCAATGCCGAAGTTCGACGGATCGGCTCCTTTGCCACGTGCGACTGCGAAAGGCGTCAAGCATTTTCCGGAACTTGATGTTTGGTTGGTCGCCAAAGGGCCGTGGCGTTCGACAGTGTCGGCCTATGATTCGATCTACAAAACGAAACGAGCCGACCATTTGCAGCAACCGACTGGCGGATCGATGGCGGTGCTGTATCACGACAAAGTCGGCACGCTGCTAGCCGGCAGTATGGCTCGCTACATCATGGTCGAGCCTCTCAATATGCAGCCACAACCAGACGAGGACTTTCCGTTGACGCCTCGCATTGAGACCCGAAACGACGACGCGTGGTTTACGAACCTTTACGACTTGAAAGCCGATGTCAAATTCACGGACGACGGAAACAAGGTCAGTTTTGACATCGCGACAACGATTCAGGATGAAGATCGCAATCCGGTAGAGAGCGGTCCTTCGAGCTATAAGCTTCAATACGCGTTTGAAGACGGCAAAGTCACCGTCGCAGCAAATTGTACCGAAGAGAAAGCCGATCCAGACGCGATGCTGGTGATTCCAATCCTGTCACCAACCGGAGAGAAGGTCACTCAGGTTTCCAAGACACGAATTGAAATCGTCAAGCCTGAAGGCACGGTCGTCGTTGAATCCAATGCTCCTCTGACGATCAAAGAAACCGCGAAAGGTCGCGTCTTTAACATGGTCCCAGGCGCGGAGGCGGTTCCGATCATGATGGCAATACCTGGTGAGACTGGCGTGGAAGCGTTTTGCACAATTGCCGTTTCCTAAATCCGATTCGAACTGAAAGGAATTCGCACAGCATCTCTTTCAAGTGGAAAGCTGGGCTTCTGGCTAAAGCCAGTACTATAAACTTCGCACTCACATTCAATAACGCTTTAGAGCTTACTTCCATGCAACGAATTGCATTCAAGATGAAACTCAAACCAGGCAACACCGAAGAGTACGTGCGGCGGCATGATGAAATCTGGCCGGAGCTAAAACAGCTTTTGAAAGACGCTGGCATCAGCGAGTATTCCATCTTTCTGGACGCTGAAACGGACACATTGTTCGCGTTTCAAAAAGTTTCTGGCGACGGTGGGTCGCAGAACTTGAAAGAGAATCCCATCGTGCAAAAGTGGTGGAACTACATGGCCGATCTTATGGAAACCAATGCTGACAATTCGCCTGTGTCGGTACCGCTTC is part of the Mariniblastus fucicola genome and harbors:
- a CDS encoding sulfatase-like hydrolase/transferase — its product is MKINRQLLFLIAALLFSVCQSASAQQPNVVFILSDDQSWTDYTFMDHPHIATPNIDRLAQAGVLYERGYVTAPLCRPSLASIVTGLYPHQTRIRGNDPLLPKGTNRHDKEFKPLSLKMRNRMTAPMLKHPSFVKILKDNGYATLQTGKWWEGDPKDHGFTDAMTHGNHMRGGRHGDKGLAIGRTTMKPLYDFVDKAKADEQPFFIWYGVFLPHAPHNAPDRLYNKYKDIAPNEPTARYWANVEWLDEGCGQIIEHLKKNGQYENTIFVYTCDNGWVQDPDKKNRSIRSKRQPVEAGIRTPIFITQEGKIQPVRDAETLASNIDIATTILKVCGIEAPKEMVGMDLREPEQLKKRNRVFVDVYEHDSDLDQLDDLDSGLMARVVIDGWDKLTVSPKKKELFDLKTDPDDRKDLADDNKEKVAELSKLLDQWVEGG
- a CDS encoding Gfo/Idh/MocA family protein translates to MTTTRRNFLSTTIAAGITTSVAPRLLGAANANDEIGLGFIGCGARANKLMDQFGEVTGVNIVAVCDPDAERLAKAKERFPSANASKDMRDLIADKSVDAVVVVTCNHWHCLAAIWAMEAGKDVYVEKPLSHSQWEGEQAVAAARKYDRICQIGTQQRSDPMQAEIKKFLHEEKALGEIKVARVNRYGVRKQIGKRDKPLSISKNVDYDLWLGPAQKTPLFRDKLQYDWHWDWNTGSGEMGNWGVHVLDDVRNNVFQDSVALPIGVLAGGGRLVYNDAGQTPNVHFAYFDTGDIPVVIGLSNLPVARGSKDSPKHPGPASGYVAFCEGGRFEGQRGRGKAIDANGKVIKEFKGNRGDVVHQSNFIDAVRSRDRSMLNAEVAVGNDSTGWCNLANLALRAGGSFSKDVANQVELQEWQNLLASMDKHLEAHDLSLDSEGIQLSPMLKLDPKSGKFVGDDADTANRLLKREYRKGFEVPELA
- the rhaM gene encoding L-rhamnose mutarotase, with protein sequence MQRIAFKMKLKPGNTEEYVRRHDEIWPELKQLLKDAGISEYSIFLDAETDTLFAFQKVSGDGGSQNLKENPIVQKWWNYMADLMETNADNSPVSVPLQEVFYMA